In a single window of the Populus alba chromosome 16, ASM523922v2, whole genome shotgun sequence genome:
- the LOC118062752 gene encoding probable membrane-associated kinase regulator 4 — protein MLHEMATNQSSCIHADDDCIEMELSSTSNFICYSNSSSPQSREFEFQMSSVSHGREATTSPADELFYKGKLLPLHLPPRLLMVQKLLQNPTTTTLNSKKESAFEENHVLPFTTSSTAPSTDINTPLESCNISPSESCRVSSELNPDEYFFEWPPEANCFLGDHQKKSWTKKLKQSSLGLKLKASRAYLKSLFKKSGCTDESCAKAACNAEDETVSNGQDCLNKYMKVPKKSPFGNIDNDRCRISNTLKRSFEKEMAEDGFRCQRRSFSGAIQWHSATKSSSFSSSSTSSSGLSSSSSSFSFSSNGFCDLQLLKRSGSSNSEFESSITEAIAHCKRSHQLFSSRKSSSEVGVCSLSASVIAARGDQETPRLRST, from the coding sequence ATGCTACATGAAATGGCCACAAACCAATCTTCGTGTATTCATGCAGATGATGACTGCATtgaaatggaattgagctcCACTTCGAACTTCATTTGTTACTCCAATAGCTCTTCACCACAGAGCAGAGAGTTTGAGTTCCAAATGTCTTCAGTTTCTCATGGTAGAGAAGCCACAACGTCCCCAGCTGATGAACTCTTCTACAAGGGAAAACTCCTCCCTCTTCATCTCCCTCCTCGCTTGCTAATGGTTCAAAAGCTCCTCCAaaaccccaccaccaccaccttaaACAGTAAAAAAGAATCAGCCTTTGAAGAAAACCATGTCCTTCCCTTCACCACTAGCTCCACTGCACCTTCCACTGACATCAATACCCCATTGGAATCTTGCAATATCTCTCCATCAGAATCTTGCAGGGTTAGTAGTGAACTAAACCCAGATGAATATTTCTTTGAATGGCCACCTGAAGCTAACTGTTTCCTCGGAGATCATCAAAAGAAGTCTTGGACTAAGAAGCTAAAGCAATCCTCGCTTGGTCTCAAACTCAAGGCTTCAAGAGCATATCTAAAGTCTTTGTTTAAAAAGTCTGGTTGCACAGACGAGTCCTGTGCTAAAGCGGCATGCAATGCAGAAGATGAAACTGTTTCAAACGGCCAAGACTGTTTGAATAAGTACATGAAAGTACCGAAGAAGAGTCCTTTTGGGAATATTGATAATGACAGATGCAGGATATCAAACACTCTCAAGAGAAGCTTTGAGAAAGAGATGGCTGAAGATGGTTTTCGTTGCCAAAGGAGGTCTTTCTCTGGGGCAATTCAATGGCATTCTGCAACCAAGTCTTCATCCTTTTCATCTTCATCCACATCTTCATCTGGTttgtcttcttcatcttcatccttTTCATTTAGTTCAAATGGGTTCTGTGACTTACAGTTGCTCAAGAGAAGTGGCAGTTCAAATTCAGAGTTTGAGAGTTCAATTACGGAAGCAATTGCTCATTGTAAAAGGTCACATCAGTTGTTTAGTTCAAGAAAGAGTTCAAGTGAAGTTGGAGTCTGTTCATTGTCTGCTTCAGTAATTGCAGCTCGTGGGGATCAAGAGACGCCTAGGCTACGCAGCACATAA
- the LOC118062741 gene encoding ankyrin repeat-containing protein At5g02620, protein MEPPARQQIFRQKKMTKQLTGKRDDTPLHAVVRDGNLELVMEMIADNLGEAAEMTLLLSKQNQSGETALYVASDCGHVCIVKELIKYYDTGLAGLKARNGYDAFHIAAKQGDLEIVEVLMEVNPDLSLTFDSSNTTALHSAASQGHVEVVNFLLEKCSGLALIAKSNGKTALHSVARNGHLEILKALLSKEPGLANKIDKKGQTALHMAVKGQNVELVEELIMSDPSLMNMVDHKGNSALHIASRKGRDQIVRKLLDQKGIDKTIVNRSRESAFDTAEKTGHSGIASVLQEHGVLSAKSMKTSTTNTANRELKQTVSDIKHEVHNQLETTRQTRKRVQGIAKRLNKVHAVGLNNAINSTTVVAVLIATVAFAAIFQLPGQFADDPGNLAPGQSAGEARIATQPEFMIFIIFDSIALFISVAVVVVQTSIVVIERKAKKQLMSVINKLMWLACVMISVAFLALSYIVVGHHQRWLAYSVTAIGTVIMVTTIGTMSYWVIAQRIQTSRLRSIRRSSISRSRSETLSFMEESEILENDYKKLYAI, encoded by the exons atggAACCTCCGGCGAGGCAGCAAATCTTCCGGCAGAAGAAGATGACTAAACAGTTGACAGGAAAACGGGATGACACGCCGTTACATGCGGTGGTGAGAGATGGAAATTTGGAGTTAGTTATGGAAATGATTGCTGATAATCTTGGCGAAGCTGCAGAGATGACCCTGTTGTTGTCGAAACAGAACCAATCAGGAGAAACTGCTTTGTATGTTGCTTCAGATTGTGGTCATGTTTGCATAGTGAAGGAGCTGATTAAGTACTATGACACCGGTTTAGCTGGTCTTAAAGCAAGAAATGGTTATGATGCTTTTCACATAGCTGCCAAGCAAGGTGATCTGG AAATTGTGGAAGTTCTTATGGAGGTCAACCCTGATCTTTCATTGACCTTTGATTCGTCAAATACCACTGCTCTGCACTCGGCTGCATCACAAGGGCATGTTGAAGTAGTGAATTTCCTGTTAGAGAAGTGCAGTGGCCTTGCTTTGATAGCTAAAAGTAATGGTAAAACTGCCTTGCATTCAGTGGCAAGGAATGGGCATTTAGAGATTTTGAAAGCCCTTTTGAGTAAAGAACCTGGACTTGCGAATAAGATTGATAAGAAAGGCCAGACGGCTCTCCATATGGCAGTTAAAGGGCAGAACGTGGAGCTCGTGGAGGAGCTGATCATGTCAGATCCTAGTTTGATGAACATGGTTGATCACAAAGGCAACAGTGCTTTGCATATTGCTAGCCGTAAGGGTAGAGATCAG ATTGTTAGGAAGCTGCTTGACCAAAAGGGAATTGACAAAACAATTGTTAACAGATCCAGAGAAAGTGCTTTTGATACCGCTGAGAAAACTGGGCACTCAGGAATCGCCTCCGTATTACAAGAGCATGGAGTCTTATCTGCCAAATCCATGAAGACGAGTACAACTAACACAGCCAACCGAGAACTAAAGCAAACTGTGAGCGACATAAAGCATGAGGTTCACAACCAGCTAGAGACCACACGGCAAACACGAAAACGTGTTCAAGGTATAGCCAAGAGGCTCAACAAAGTGCACGCGGTAGGTCTCAACAATGCAATTAACTCAACCACAGTTGTAGCTGTCCTTATTGCCACTGTTGCGTTTGCTGCCATCTTCCAACTCCCTGGCCAGTTTGCTGATGACCCAGGTAATCTCGCTCCTGGACAATCTGCTGGAGAAGCAAGAATCGCTACCCAACCTGAGTTCATGATTTTCATCATATTTGACTCAATTGCTCTCTTTATATCAGTGGCTGTAGTGGTTGTTCAAACCTCTATTGTAGTTATAGAGAGAAAggcaaaaaaacaactaatgtCAGTGATCAACAAGCTAATGTGGCTGGCCTGTGTGATGATTTCAGTTGCATTTCTCGCACTGTCATATATTGTTGTGGGACATCATCAGAGGTGGCTGGCATATAGTGTAACAGCCATAGGGACAGTGATCATGGTAACAACAATTGGGACGATGAGTTATTGGGTAATTGCACAGAGAATTCAGACTTCCAGATTACGGAGCATACGGAGGTCGTCAATAAGCAGATCGCGGTCAGAGACATTGTCATTCATGGAAGAATCAGAGATTTTGGAAAATGACTATAAGAAACTCTATGCAATCTGA